One window from the genome of Paramormyrops kingsleyae isolate MSU_618 chromosome 3, PKINGS_0.4, whole genome shotgun sequence encodes:
- the sanbr gene encoding SANT and BTB domain regulator of class switch recombination, which translates to MSRFCSVNNNFPYDNHILVLDMVLSSLWSVPQPIDWENVARLVPGFTPKECARRFEELKNSGSFYHVDNQCNPLTVGGGMSSDTLSPSIKSALLEPDVEGGEMLVSPSNISVSGLSVIPSGRCSGADSDCGVSPEEEKVDGDKGPNMVIHVCDEAKNLKQDFMCPRDLLVSEMKYFAEYLSTNAQRWEDVDISVHCDIQIFDWLMNYVKRHMSDSEDKPKLEPSNVISILISSEFLKMETLVEECVHYCHGHMSAIVATPCNMSCINDNLSTRIADLFSHREAEEIKDKKDKFKSKLFQKKIERLFDPNYKNPDAPGNASTLYRCGLCNKLLTKETERKISCIPGKINVDPTGNIVYRHSRQKNWDVHDYINGLYEELKSWELVYWRIWGTVNFLTCASCRQAFLCTELSQCRYHPEAVVYPSLGSEPTWHGTGLYPCCNQRVLRFDPTGLPKGCKVKDHFVAEEADCGDPQLSSDQARVFEDLLLHREAVCIPSSQVPDGSEDPPAGGEPPQDCDILLEPGALRAPKPGDITTFSLLKNWSLQLRQQSLLSEDEEYTTGSEVTEDEVGDEEEVSKKQEKGAKKAKRPSKPLKRQMSSPRFQRKERRPEKAPSRDTTPFTVSVQKSKWDSSRSMRFNQDAQREEDQRRMAEIVEHLTKLRFGDLDQSKSSETEHAGGIYSRLEAQIMAQASSRQSGSEKTFRAKARLTQGRPT; encoded by the exons ATGAGTCGTTTTTGCTCTGTTAACAACAATTTCCCCTATGATAACCACATCCTCGTCTTGGACATGGTCCTGAGTTCCCTGTGGAGCGTCCCACAGCCGATTGACTGGGAGAATGTTGCTCGACTCGtaccgggatttacgcccaaaGAG TGTGCAAGGAGATTCGAGGAACTGAAGAACTCCGGGAGCTTCTATCATGTGGACAACCAGTGCAACCCACTAACAGTAGGGGGCGGCATGTCCTCTGACACACTGTCCCCCAGCATCAAGTCTGCTCTCTTGGAACCAGACGTGGAAGGGGGGGAGATGCTGGTCAGCCCAAGCAACATCTCAGTGAGCG GTTTGTCTGTGATCCCTTCAGGGAGATGTTCAGGGGCTGACAGCGACTGTGGTGTCTCACCCGAGGAGGAGAAGGTCGACGGGGATAAGGG GCCTAATATGGTTATCCATGTCTGTGACGAGGCAAAGAACCTGAAGCAGGACTTCATGTGTCCACGAGACCTCCTGGTGAGCGAGATGAAGTACTTCGCTGAGTACCTGTCCACTAACGCCCAGCGCTGGGAGGACGTGGACATCTCGGTGCACTGCGACATCCAGATTTTCGACTGGCTCATGAACTACGTCAAGAGGCACATGAGTGACAGCGAGGACAAGCCGAAACTAG AACCCAGCAATGTGATCTCAATCCTGATCTCCTCCGAGTTCTTGAAGATGGAGACTTTA GTTGAAGAATGCGTGCACTATTGTCACGGACACATGAGCGCCATCGTGGCCACGCCGTGCAACATGAGCTGCATTAACGACAACCTCAGCACGCGCATAGCAGACCTCTTCAGCCACAGAGAGGCCGAGGAGATCAAGGACAAGAAAGACAAGTTCAAAAG TAAATTGTTCCAGAAGAAAATCGAGAGGCTTTTTGACCCAAATTACAAGAATCCTGACGCCCCAGGGAATGCGTCTACCTTGTACAG GTGCGGCTTGTGCAATAAACTTCTAACCAAAGAAACAGAGAGAAAGATTTCCTGCATCCCTGGAAAAATTAACGTCGATCCCACTGGAAACATTGTATACCGTCATAGCAG GCAGAAGAACTGGGATGTCCATGACTACATCAATGGTCTGTACGAGGAGCTCAAGTCCTGGGAACTCGTCTACTGGAGGATCTGGGGCACTGTGAACTTCCTCACCTGCGCCTCCTGCAGGCAG GCGTTTCTCTGCACCGAGCTGTCACAGTGCAGATATCACCCCGAAGCTGTGGTGTACCCTTCCTTGGGGTCAGAACCCACCTGGCATGGGACCGGCCTCTACCCCTGCTGCAACCAGAGGGTGCTGCGCTTCGACCCCACCGGCCTGCCTAAG GGCTGTAAGGTGAAGGATCATTTTGTGGCTGAGGAGGCCGATTGCGGTGACCCCCAGCTGAGTTCAGATCAGGCGCGAGTGTTTGAGGACCTCCTCCTGCACAGAGAGGCGGTGTGCATACCCAGCTCCCAAGTGCCTGATGG TTCAGAGGACCCCCCTGCCGGAGGGGAACCACCCCAGGACTGTGACATCCTGCTGGAGCCTGGTGCCCTACGGGCTCCCAAACCTGGCGACATCACAACG TTTTCACTGTTGAAAAACTGGAGCTTACAGCTG AGGCAACAGTCCCTGCTCTCTGAAGACGAAGAATACACCACCGGCTCTGAGGTGACGGAGGATGAGGTCGGGGATGAAGAGGAGGTCTCCAAGAAACAAGAAAAAG GTGCGAAGAAAGCCAAGAGGCCGAGCAAACCTCTGAAGAGGCAAATGTCATCGCCCCGTTTCCAGCGGAAGGAGCGGAGGCCAGAAAAG GCACCTTCCCGGGACACCACGCCGTTCAC AGTGAGCGTTCAGAAGAGCAAATGGGACAGCAGCCGCTCCATGCGATTCAACCAAGACGCCCAACGAGAAGAAG ATCAGCGAAGGATGGCTGAAATCGTTGAGCATCTCACCAAGCTCAGATTCGGTGACTTGGACCAGAGCAAATCAAGTGAAACTGAG CATGCGGGAGGGATCTACTCCAGACTGGAGGCCCAGATCATGGCCCAGGCCAGCAGCAGACAGTCCGGCTCAGAAAAGACCTTCAG AGCAAAGGCACGTCTTACACAGGGAAGACCGACCTAG
- the pex13 gene encoding peroxisome biogenesis factor 13 encodes MASQPPQKPWERRIPGTIPAPANYRSTEFGSSGLSRPGPPVLTRVAPPVPPRPVQQSGIGSLSTYRPAYSSYSSSYSPYGSSLFGGYSPYGYGGYGLGGGVGYNRFHVEDVPPSRFVQHAEESSRGAFQSIESIVHAFSSVSMMLDATFSAVYNSFRAVLDVANHFSRLRVHFTKVLSAFALVRSLRYLYRRLQRMMGLRRNSEVEDLWTDSAGTAVAAVAAGGAAADDPITGSVKSWPIFLFFAVILGGPYLIWKLLRSAEGEEERATSWANGDDDHVVARADFDFAAASEEEISVQAGDMLNLAPKEQQPRIRGWLLGSLDGQTTGLVPANYVKILGRRRGRRQAEQGRAEEQRRQQQAFQNPPPVPAQTAGSMNTAVTLGDPEVVFESVYREMPVLSDEGSFQSTSTSNTSVVTVPKRIDP; translated from the exons ATGGCGTCGCAGCCTCCCCAGAAACCGTGGGAAAGGCGCATTCCGGGAACCATCCCAGCTCCCGCTAACTATCG ATCTACAGAGTTTGGGTCTTCTGGGCTGTCGAGACCAGGCCCTCCGGTGTTGACCCGTGTTGCACCACCAGTTCCCCCACGACCAGTCCAGCAATCGGGCATAGGCAGCTTGTCAACATACCGCCCTGCCTACAGCTCCTACTCATCCTCGTACAGTCCTTATGGGTCCTCTCTCTTCGGAGGCTACAGTCCATATGGTTATGGGGGGTACgggcttgggggtggggtgggctaCAACCGCTTCCACGTGGAGGATGTCCCCCCAAGTCGCTTCGTTCAGCACGCGGAGGAGAGCAGCCGCGGAGCCTTCCAGTCCATCGAGAGCATCGTGCACGCCTTCTCGTCTGTCAGCATGATGCTAGACGCCACGTTCTCTGCCGTGTACAACAGCTTCCGTGCCGTTCTGGATGTGGCCAACCACTTCTCACGCCTCAGGGTGCACTTCACAAAAGTGCTTTCGGCGTTTGCCCTCGTCCGCTCCCTGCGTTACCTCTACCGGAGGCTGCAAAGGATGATGGGCCTGAGGCGCAATTCAGAGGTTGAGGATCTGTGGACCGACAGTGCTGGGACAGCAGTTGCCGCTGTGGCAGCAGGAGGTGCAGCAGCAGACGATCCCATCACTGGCTCTGTCAAGTCATGGCCCATCTTCCTCTTTTTCGCTGTCATCCTCGGCGGGCCCTATCTTATCTGGAAGCTTCTGAGGTCTGCtgaaggagaggaggagagag CCACTAGCTGGGCCAACGGAGATGACGACCATGTGGTGGCCAGAGCAGATTTTGACTTTGCTGCAGCATCTGAGGAGGAGATCTCAGTCCAGGCTGGGGATATGCTGAACCTGGCACCAAAGG AACAACAGCCACGTATCCGGGGCTGGCTCCTGGGTAGCCTGGATGGGCAGACCACAGGACTGGTCCCCGCCAACTACGTGAAGATCCTTggaaggaggagagggaggaggcaGGCTGAGCAGGGCAgggcggaggagcagcggcggcagcagcaagCCTTCCAGAACCCTCCACCAGTACCAGCCCAAACAGCAGGGTCTATGAATACTGCTGTTACCCTTGGGGACCCTGAGGTGGTGTTTGAGTCTGTGTACAGGGAGATGCCCGTCCTATCAGACGAAGGGTCATTTCAGTCAACTTCCACCTCTAACACTTCTGTAGTCACTGTACCTAAGAGGATCGACCCATGA